The following proteins come from a genomic window of Phycodurus eques isolate BA_2022a chromosome 9, UOR_Pequ_1.1, whole genome shotgun sequence:
- the arsia gene encoding arylsulfatase I encodes MATTALTGFSVMSLLSLGYLTWDFNGPNQVENEPDQTFGGGSLGPKPPHIIFIMTDDQGFNDIGYHSSDIKTPVLDKMAADGVKLENYYIQPICTPSRSQLITGRYQIHTGLQHSIIRPRQPNCLPFHHVTLPQRLQELGYSTHMVGKWHLGFYKKECLPTRRGFDTYFGSLTGSVNYYTYKSCDGPRQCGFDLHEDETVAWGQKGKYSTHLYTQRVRKILASHDSHSQPLFIYLSFQAVHTPLQSPREYIYPYRGLGNVARRKYAAMVSVVDEAVRNITYALRKYGYYQNSVIIFSTDNGGQPMSGGNNWPLRGRKGTYWEGGVRGLGFVHSPLLRKKRRVSKALVHITDWYPTLVGLAGGNESLTKGVDGYDVWEAISEGKESPRLEILHNIDPLYNHARSGSLQKGYGIWNTAVQASIRAGDWKLLTGDPGYGDWTPPQMLPSFPGSWWNLERHTEPRKSIWLFNISGDPYERFDLSEQRPDIVKELLARLVYYNRTAVPVRYPSEDHRADPSLNGGAWVPWLGDEEEDSWGSFYPKKNTDWKKKLQLSHSRSFFRRLNTRIMSNRI; translated from the exons ATGGCTACAACAGCTCTGACTGGATTCTCCGTAATGAGTCTTCTCAGCCTCGGATACCTGACCTGGGATTTTAATGGTCCCAATCAGGTGGAAAATGAGCCAGATCAGACTTTTGGCGGGGGATCTCTTGGTCCAAAGCCTCCTCACATAATCTTCATAATGACAGATGATCAGGGATTCAACGACATAGGCTATCACAGCTCAGATATAAAGACGCCGGTGCTGGATAAGATGGCTGCTGATGGGGTGAAGCTGGAGAATTATTACATCCAGCCCATCTGCACTCCATCCCGAAGCCAACTCATCACTGGGAG GTACCAGATTCACACAGGCCTTCAGCACTCAATCATCCGACCCCGCCAGCCCAACTGTCTACCCTTCCACCATGTCACCCTGCCTCAGAGGCTGCAGGAGCTTGGCTACTCCACCCACATGGTGGGCAAGTGGCACTTGGGCTTTTACAAGAAAGAGTGCCTGCCAACACGACGTGGCTTTGACACATATTTTGGCTCCTTGACCGGTAGTGTCAATTACTACACCTACAAGTCCTGTGATGGTCCGAGGCAATGTGGTTTTGACCTCCACGAAGATGAGACAGTAGCCTGGGGTCAGAAAGGAAAATACTCCACCCATTTGTACACACAGAGGGTCCGCAAAATCCTGGCAAGCCATGATTCCCACTCTCAGCCACTCTTTATCTACCTTTCCTTTCAAGCTGTTCACACACCATTACAGTCCCCGCGGGAGTACATCTATCCGTACCGAGGGCTTGGCAATGTGGCCCGCAGGAAGTACGCTGCCATGGTCTCTGTGGTGGACGAGGCGGTTCGGAATATAACATATGCCCTCCGTAAGTATGGCTACTATCAAAACAGCGTCATCATCTTTTCTACGGACAATGGCGGACAACCAATGTCTGGTGGAAATAATTGGCCACTACGCGGGCGTAAAGGCACCTACTGGGAAGGTGGAGTCCGAGGCTTGGGATTTGTCCACAGTCCTCTgctgaggaagaagaggagggtgAGTAAAGCCCTGGTGCACATCACTGACTGGTACCCCACACTGGTAGGCTTGGCAGGTGGGAATGAGTCTCTTACTAAGGGGGTGGATGGATATGATGTTTGGGAAGCCATCAGTGAGGGGAAGGAGTCTCCCAGATTAGAGATCCTGCACAACATTGACCCTCTCTATAACCACGCTCGCAGTGGCTCCCTGCAGAAGGGATATGGGATTTGGAATACAGCTGTGCAGGCTTCCATCCGAGCTGGGGACTGGAAATTGCTCACAGGAGATCCTGGTTACGGAGACTGGACCCCACCCCAGATGCTTCCGAGCTTCCCTGGCAGCTGGTGGAACCTCGAGAGGCACACTGAACCCAGGAAATCGATATGGCTTTTCAACATCTCTGGAGACCCCTATGAACGTTTTGACCTCTCTGAGCAGAGACCAGATATTGTCAAAGAGTTGCTGGCAAGATTGGTGTACTACAACCGCACCGCCGTCCCAGTACGATACCCATCAGAAGACCATCGGGCTGACCCTAGCCTCAATGGTGGTGCCTGGGTTCCCTGGCTGGGAGACGAAGAAGAGGACAGCTGGGGCTCCTTTTATCCAAAGAAGAATACAGACTGGAAGAAGAAGCTTCAACTGTCTCATAGCAGGTCATTTTTCAGGAGACTCAACACGAGAATCATGTCGAATAGGATATGA